The following nucleotide sequence is from Cytophagia bacterium CHB2.
TGAATATGTTCAAGGTCGGTAATGGCATCGAAAAGCGCGCGCGCAGCAACCACAAACAGCTCGGCAAGCGTGGGCGCATAAAGGCGATAGCCAACGTCAGCGGTGTGATCGAATGGCTCGAATGTGGGTAGCAATGCAGGCATCATGATTTCGCCGCGGCAATGCGGCTGCTTTATTTCACATACAGCTCCACCTGCTCCAACTGCCGCAACACGGACCGGCGAATCTCCGCCGGCGCAGGCGTTTTGTAGAGCACTTTGCCTTCGCGCATGATTTGAACGAAAAGCGGTTCGAACAGCTCGCCGTCGTGCTCCAGCGCCGTGGCTTGCACCACGCGCTCGCCGGTTTTGCGATTGCGCCACAAATGCTTGCCGCCAGATTTCTTGCCGCGCTTCGCAATCGGTTTGCCGTCAATCTCGACAATATCCATCGAGAAATCCATCACCGGGGCATTGGAAATGGCGGTGCCCACGCCGTAGGCATCGGCGATGACGTTGTATTGCAAAATTTTTTCTTCATCAATGCCGCCGGAAAGGAAAATCTTGACGTGATTGAAGCCGCGCAAATCAAGCTCCCAGCGAATCTCTTTGGCCAGGCTGGCAAAATCGCCGCGGCGATTGCTGGGGGTGTCGAGGCGAACGTAGGCAAGCTTGTCGCCCAGGGCCTCGGCCACCCGCAGTGCTTCGAATTTTTCATCGGCAAACGTATCGATCAAAATCGCGCGCATCACTTCCGGTTCGATGTATTTGTCGAATGCCTCTGCCGCCGCCACGGTGTCGCCAATCAATAAAATAAACGCATGCGGCATGGTGCCGGAGGGCCGTTCATTCAGCAGTTTCGCGGCCGCCACCGAAGCCACGCCGTCGCAGCCGCCGATAAAGGCGTTACGCTCGATCATGGGCGCAATCGCCGGGTGCATGCGCCGCGCGCCGAAACTGATCACTGGGCGATTTCCGGCTGCTTTTTTGCAGCGCGCCGCGCGTGTGGCCACACCCGTGGCCTGGCTGAGCAAGCCGAGCAGCGCCGTTTCGTAAGGCCCAAAATCGAGATATTTGCCTTTGATGGTAAGCACAGGCTCATCCTCAAAAAACAACGAACCTTCCGGCAGGCCGTCAATCGTCACGGGGAGATCTTTCAGGATGGTCATGGCTTCCTCCAGCCCGGCAAATACGCCCCAGTTGTTCGGTTGTGGAAATTTTTTGAGAATGAACTCGACCGCGACATGGGTGTCTTTGTGCAACTCGGTGAGAATGTGTTTTGTGCGCTCGAAATAAACATCCGTAACTTTACCGGATAAAATATCTTCAGCGGAGGCGAGGTGGAACATAGGCGCGTCCCAATTTGATCATCATGCAAAACAGCAGTTTTTTGGTGGGAAAATATAGATAAAATTCAATTGGTAAACAATCTAAAACCAATACCGTTCACTTAGGATTGTTATTTAAATAACTTACTCATTTTTTTTAAACCGCTA
It contains:
- a CDS encoding nicotinate phosphoribosyltransferase produces the protein MFHLASAEDILSGKVTDVYFERTKHILTELHKDTHVAVEFILKKFPQPNNWGVFAGLEEAMTILKDLPVTIDGLPEGSLFFEDEPVLTIKGKYLDFGPYETALLGLLSQATGVATRAARCKKAAGNRPVISFGARRMHPAIAPMIERNAFIGGCDGVASVAAAKLLNERPSGTMPHAFILLIGDTVAAAEAFDKYIEPEVMRAILIDTFADEKFEALRVAEALGDKLAYVRLDTPSNRRGDFASLAKEIRWELDLRGFNHVKIFLSGGIDEEKILQYNVIADAYGVGTAISNAPVMDFSMDIVEIDGKPIAKRGKKSGGKHLWRNRKTGERVVQATALEHDGELFEPLFVQIMREGKVLYKTPAPAEIRRSVLRQLEQVELYVK